In Streptomyces sp. NBC_01408, one DNA window encodes the following:
- a CDS encoding DUF3117 domain-containing protein has translation MAAMKPRTGDGPLEVTKEGRGIVMRVPLEGGGRLVVELTPDEADALGDALKKVVG, from the coding sequence ATGGCGGCCATGAAGCCGCGGACGGGCGACGGCCCGCTCGAGGTCACCAAGGAGGGGCGGGGCATCGTCATGCGCGTACCGCTCGAGGGCGGCGGTCGGCTTGTCGTCGAGCTGACCCCGGACGAGGCGGACGCCCTGGGTGACGCCCTGAAGAAGGTCGTCGGCTGA
- a CDS encoding enoyl-CoA hydratase/isomerase family protein encodes MADSVLYEVTDGLATITINRADAMNAMNTEAKVALRDAVQAAAGDTAVRAVLLTAAGNRAFCVGQDLKEHIGNLAADRENGSSLTMDTVAEHYNPIVRALTEMPKPVVAGVNGVAAGAGFGFALAADFRVVADTASFNTSFAGVALTADSGVSWTLPRLIGGSRAADLLLFPRSLKAQEAYDLGIANRLVPSDSLHAEAESVARALASGPTVAYAALKESLAYGASRSLPEALEREEALQARAGASADHGIAVQAFLAKQPPQYLGR; translated from the coding sequence ATGGCCGACAGCGTGCTCTACGAAGTGACCGACGGACTCGCGACCATCACGATCAACCGTGCGGACGCGATGAACGCCATGAACACGGAGGCCAAGGTCGCGCTGCGCGACGCGGTCCAGGCGGCCGCCGGGGACACCGCGGTACGGGCCGTCCTGCTGACCGCGGCGGGCAACCGGGCCTTCTGCGTGGGCCAGGACCTCAAGGAACACATCGGGAACCTCGCGGCGGACCGCGAGAACGGCTCCTCGCTGACGATGGACACCGTCGCGGAGCACTACAACCCGATCGTCCGGGCGCTCACCGAGATGCCGAAGCCGGTGGTGGCCGGGGTGAACGGCGTCGCGGCCGGGGCGGGCTTCGGTTTCGCGCTGGCGGCGGACTTCCGGGTCGTCGCCGACACCGCGTCCTTCAACACCTCGTTCGCGGGGGTGGCGCTGACCGCCGACTCCGGGGTCTCCTGGACCCTCCCCCGCCTGATCGGCGGCTCGCGCGCGGCCGACCTGCTGCTCTTCCCGCGCTCGCTCAAGGCCCAGGAGGCGTACGACCTGGGCATCGCCAACCGCCTGGTCCCCTCGGACTCACTGCACGCGGAGGCCGAGTCGGTGGCCCGCGCCCTGGCCTCGGGCCCCACGGTCGCCTACGCGGCGCTGAAGGAGTCCCTGGCGTACGGGGCCTCCCGCTCCCTCCCCGAGGCCCTGGAGCGCGAGGAGGCCCTCCAGGCCCGCGCGGGGGCCTCCGCCGACCACGGCATCGCCGTCCAGGCCTTCCTCGCGAAGCAGCCGCCGCAGTACCTCGGCCGCTAA
- a CDS encoding DNA-3-methyladenine glycosylase I: protein MSDTVAGPDGRPRCPWALATADYVVYHDTEWGRPVHGDDALYERLCLEAFQSGLSWLTILRRREAFRKAFSSFEIAAVAEFGPADAERLLADEGIIRNRAKIEATLANAKVLAGWEPGELDTLIWSHAPEEPGPAPRAIGQVPAVTPESAALAKALKKAGIRFIGPTTAYALMQACGLVNDHLADCASRDPA, encoded by the coding sequence GTGAGCGACACGGTCGCGGGTCCGGACGGGCGTCCGCGCTGCCCGTGGGCGCTGGCGACGGCGGACTACGTCGTCTACCACGACACGGAGTGGGGCCGTCCGGTCCACGGCGACGACGCGCTGTACGAGCGCCTGTGCCTGGAGGCCTTCCAGTCGGGGCTGTCCTGGCTGACGATCCTGCGGCGGAGGGAGGCCTTCCGTAAGGCCTTCTCCTCGTTCGAGATCGCGGCGGTCGCGGAGTTCGGACCGGCCGACGCGGAGCGCCTCCTCGCCGACGAGGGGATCATCCGCAACCGGGCCAAGATCGAGGCGACCCTGGCCAACGCCAAGGTCCTCGCCGGGTGGGAGCCGGGCGAGCTCGACACCCTGATCTGGTCCCACGCCCCGGAGGAGCCCGGCCCGGCCCCGCGGGCGATCGGGCAGGTCCCGGCGGTCACCCCCGAGTCCGCCGCCCTCGCCAAGGCCCTGAAGAAGGCCGGCATCCGCTTCATCGGCCCCACCACCGCCTACGCCCTGATGCAGGCCTGCGGCCTGGTCAACGACCACCTGGCCGACTGCGCCTCCCGCGACCCGGCCTGA
- a CDS encoding DivIVA domain-containing protein: MIVFFFLMIALVVVVAAVTLAVIGGGSEAVLPEAEPDRVADGLPESRPVVRADIDALRLPVAPRGYRMAEVDDVLERLAAELAERDARIAQLTAVAASAASAGPAASAAPADEDGHVDLTKHGER, translated from the coding sequence TTGATCGTGTTCTTCTTCTTGATGATCGCGCTGGTCGTGGTCGTGGCGGCGGTCACCCTCGCGGTGATCGGCGGCGGTTCGGAGGCCGTCCTGCCGGAAGCGGAGCCGGACCGGGTCGCCGACGGGCTGCCGGAGAGCCGTCCCGTCGTACGGGCCGACATCGACGCGCTGCGGCTGCCGGTCGCGCCCCGCGGCTACCGGATGGCCGAGGTGGACGACGTACTGGAGCGGCTGGCGGCGGAGCTGGCCGAGCGCGACGCGCGGATCGCCCAGCTGACGGCCGTGGCGGCCTCGGCGGCCTCCGCGGGCCCGGCTGCCTCTGCGGCCCCGGCGGACGAGGACGGCCACGTCGACCTCACCAAGCACGGTGAGCGGTGA
- the folP gene encoding dihydropteroate synthase, giving the protein MLRLGRREFDTHEPVIMAIVNRTPDSFYDQGATFRDEPALDRVEQAVAEGAAIIDIGGVKAGPGEHVDAAEEARRTVGFVAEVRRRHPDVVISVDTWRHEVGEAVCEAGADVLNDAWGGVDPKLAEVAARYGAGLVCTHAGGVEPRTRPHRIAYEDVMADILRVTVGLAERAEALGVRRDAIMIDPGHDFGKNTRHSLEATRRLSEMADTGWPVLVSLSNKDFVGETLDKPVKERLLGTLATTAVSAWLGAQVYRVHEVAETKQILDMVRSIQGHRPPAVARRGLA; this is encoded by the coding sequence ATGCTGCGACTGGGCAGGCGCGAGTTCGACACCCACGAACCGGTGATCATGGCCATCGTGAACCGGACGCCGGACTCCTTCTACGACCAGGGCGCGACGTTCCGCGACGAGCCGGCGCTGGACCGGGTCGAGCAGGCGGTCGCCGAGGGCGCCGCCATCATCGACATCGGCGGGGTCAAGGCGGGCCCGGGCGAGCACGTGGACGCGGCCGAGGAGGCACGGCGTACGGTCGGCTTCGTCGCCGAGGTCCGGCGCCGCCACCCGGACGTGGTGATCAGCGTGGACACCTGGCGGCACGAGGTCGGCGAGGCGGTGTGCGAGGCCGGGGCCGACGTGCTGAACGACGCGTGGGGCGGGGTGGACCCCAAGCTCGCGGAGGTCGCCGCGCGCTACGGCGCGGGCCTGGTCTGCACCCACGCGGGCGGGGTGGAGCCGCGTACCCGGCCGCACCGGATCGCGTACGAGGACGTGATGGCGGACATCCTGCGGGTCACGGTCGGCCTCGCCGAACGCGCGGAGGCCCTCGGCGTGCGGCGCGACGCGATCATGATCGACCCGGGGCACGACTTCGGGAAGAACACCCGGCACTCGCTGGAGGCCACCCGCCGCCTGTCGGAGATGGCCGACACGGGCTGGCCGGTCCTGGTCTCCCTGTCCAACAAGGACTTCGTCGGCGAGACCCTCGACAAGCCGGTCAAGGAGCGCCTGCTCGGCACCCTGGCCACGACGGCCGTCTCGGCCTGGCTGGGCGCGCAGGTCTACCGCGTCCACGAGGTCGCGGAGACGAAGCAGATCCTCGACATGGTGCGCTCGATCCAGGGCCACCGCCCCCCGGCCGTCGCCCGCCGCGGCCTGGCCTGA
- a CDS encoding TIGR00730 family Rossman fold protein, whose product MGNPEGSARRRPEEQQLGPVLRRRSQIKAGSTTDQRLLDSAGPSEWVHTDPWRVLRIQSEFIEGFGTLAELPPAISVFGSARTAAGTPEYEAGVRIGGALVDAGFAVITGGGPGAMEAANKGAREANGVSVGLGIELPFEQGLNQHVDLGLNFRYFFVRKTMFVKYSQGFVVLPGGLGTLDELFEALTLVQTQKITRFPIVLFGTAYWSGLIDWLRNTVIAQGKASEKDLYLFHVTDDVDEAIALVTKEVGK is encoded by the coding sequence ATGGGCAACCCCGAAGGGTCCGCTCGTCGTCGGCCCGAGGAGCAGCAGCTCGGGCCGGTGCTGAGGAGGCGGAGCCAGATCAAGGCGGGCAGTACGACGGACCAGCGGCTGCTGGACTCCGCCGGGCCCTCCGAGTGGGTGCACACCGATCCCTGGCGGGTCCTGCGCATCCAGTCGGAGTTCATCGAGGGCTTCGGCACGCTCGCCGAGCTGCCGCCCGCGATCAGCGTGTTCGGGTCCGCCCGCACCGCGGCGGGCACGCCCGAGTACGAGGCGGGCGTACGGATCGGCGGCGCGCTGGTCGACGCCGGCTTCGCGGTGATCACCGGCGGCGGGCCGGGTGCGATGGAGGCGGCCAACAAGGGCGCCCGCGAGGCCAACGGCGTCTCCGTCGGCCTGGGTATCGAGCTGCCCTTCGAGCAGGGCCTGAACCAGCACGTCGACCTCGGGCTGAACTTCCGGTACTTCTTCGTCCGCAAGACGATGTTCGTGAAGTACAGCCAGGGCTTCGTCGTCCTGCCGGGCGGCCTCGGCACGCTGGACGAGCTGTTCGAGGCGCTGACGCTGGTACAGACGCAGAAGATCACCCGCTTCCCGATCGTGCTGTTCGGCACGGCGTACTGGAGCGGGCTGATCGACTGGCTGCGCAACACGGTGATCGCGCAGGGCAAGGCCTCGGAGAAGGACCTCTACCTGTTCCACGTCACGGACGACGTGGACGAGGCGATCGCGCTGGTGACGAAGGAAGTCGGCAAGTAG
- the dapE gene encoding succinyl-diaminopimelate desuccinylase produces the protein MPESELDLTLDAAELTARLVDIPSVSGDEKVLADLVEHALRALPHLTVDRYGNNVVARTHLGRAERVVLAGHLDTVPIAGNVPSRLDENDVLWGCGTTDMKSGVAVQLRIAATVPEPNRDLTFVFYDQEEVAADLNGLGKVAEAHPDWLTGDFAVLLEPSNAEVEGGCQGTLRVLLRTAGERAHSARSWMGSNAIHTAGPILARLAAYEPRKPVIDGLEYHEGLNAVRIEGGVANNVIPDACTVTVNFRYAPDRSAAEALAHVREVFADCDIAEFVVDDSSGGALPGLSHPAAAAFMEAVGGRAMPKFGWTDVSRFSALGVPAVNYGPGDALLAHKVDERVETKAILHCEERLRAWLTS, from the coding sequence ATGCCCGAATCCGAGCTGGACCTCACCCTGGACGCCGCCGAGCTGACCGCCCGGCTCGTCGACATTCCTTCCGTGAGCGGCGACGAGAAGGTACTCGCCGACCTCGTGGAACACGCGCTGCGCGCCCTGCCGCACCTCACCGTGGACCGCTACGGCAACAACGTGGTCGCCCGTACGCACCTCGGCCGCGCCGAGCGCGTCGTACTCGCCGGCCACCTCGACACCGTGCCGATCGCCGGCAACGTGCCGTCCCGCCTCGACGAGAACGACGTCCTGTGGGGCTGCGGCACGACCGACATGAAGTCGGGCGTCGCCGTGCAGCTGCGCATCGCGGCGACCGTGCCCGAGCCCAACCGCGACCTCACCTTCGTCTTCTACGACCAGGAAGAGGTCGCCGCCGACCTCAACGGTCTCGGCAAGGTCGCCGAAGCCCACCCCGACTGGCTGACCGGGGACTTCGCGGTGCTGCTGGAGCCCTCGAACGCCGAGGTCGAGGGCGGCTGCCAGGGCACCCTGCGCGTCCTGCTGCGCACGGCCGGGGAGCGCGCCCACTCCGCGCGCAGCTGGATGGGCTCCAACGCCATCCACACGGCCGGACCGATCCTGGCCAGGCTGGCGGCGTACGAGCCCCGCAAGCCGGTGATCGACGGCCTGGAGTACCACGAGGGCCTCAACGCCGTGCGCATCGAGGGCGGCGTCGCCAACAACGTGATCCCCGACGCCTGCACGGTGACGGTCAACTTCCGTTACGCCCCGGACCGCAGCGCGGCCGAAGCGCTGGCCCACGTACGGGAGGTCTTCGCGGACTGCGACATCGCCGAGTTCGTCGTCGACGACTCCTCCGGCGGAGCCCTGCCGGGCCTCTCCCACCCGGCCGCGGCGGCCTTCATGGAGGCGGTCGGCGGCCGCGCCATGCCCAAGTTCGGCTGGACGGACGTCTCCCGCTTCAGTGCGCTGGGCGTCCCGGCGGTCAACTACGGCCCGGGCGACGCCCTGCTGGCCCACAAGGTCGACGAGCGGGTCGAGACGAAGGCGATCCTGCACTGCGAGGAACGACTCCGCGCCTGGCTGACCTCCTGA
- a CDS encoding IS607 family transposase yields MNLKEWAKAQGVHPQTAYRWFREGTLPVPAQRVGPRTILVNVEAHAAPEVVGGVGLYARVSSHDQKADLERQVTRLSQWAAKAGHRVVRIESETGSGVNGSRSKARRLLADPDVTCVVVEHRDRLGWMNVELVEAALSAHGRRLVVLDDGEVDDDLVRDMTDVLTSFCARLHGRRGAKNRAAKALEAAAQGG; encoded by the coding sequence GTGAACCTGAAGGAGTGGGCGAAGGCGCAGGGTGTGCATCCGCAGACCGCGTATCGCTGGTTTCGTGAGGGGACTTTGCCGGTACCGGCTCAGCGGGTCGGGCCGCGCACGATCCTGGTGAATGTGGAGGCGCATGCCGCACCTGAGGTGGTGGGTGGTGTCGGCTTGTATGCCCGGGTGTCGTCTCATGATCAGAAGGCGGATCTTGAGCGTCAGGTGACGCGGCTTTCACAGTGGGCGGCGAAGGCCGGTCACCGGGTGGTCCGGATCGAGTCGGAGACCGGTTCGGGTGTGAACGGTTCCCGGTCGAAGGCGCGTCGTCTGCTGGCCGACCCTGATGTGACCTGTGTGGTGGTGGAGCACAGGGACCGCCTCGGGTGGATGAATGTGGAACTGGTCGAAGCCGCCCTGTCCGCGCACGGACGCCGTCTCGTCGTGCTGGATGACGGCGAGGTCGATGACGACCTGGTCCGGGACATGACGGACGTGCTCACCTCGTTCTGTGCTCGCCTGCACGGACGCCGCGGCGCGAAGAACCGGGCTGCCAAGGCCCTGGAAGCGGCGGCGCAGGGTGGCTGA
- a CDS encoding ATP-binding protein produces the protein MTLPLTRRIARAALLLAAGTAPVVGAAGVASAAGLESVPQLGALTAPDTAATDVATDAAGPVTEALPAADLAGTTGGLLGGLPATQDLPAATQGLPTDALPLAGGLPGGLPGGLPGGLPGGLPGGLPGGLAG, from the coding sequence ATGACCCTCCCCCTGACCCGTCGGATCGCCCGTGCCGCGCTGCTCCTCGCAGCCGGGACAGCGCCCGTGGTCGGTGCGGCCGGCGTGGCCAGTGCCGCCGGTCTGGAGTCCGTGCCGCAGCTGGGCGCGCTCACCGCGCCGGACACCGCCGCGACCGACGTGGCCACGGACGCCGCGGGCCCCGTCACGGAGGCCCTTCCGGCCGCCGACCTGGCGGGCACCACGGGCGGCCTCCTGGGCGGGCTGCCCGCCACGCAGGACCTCCCGGCCGCCACGCAGGGCCTGCCGACCGACGCACTGCCGCTGGCCGGCGGTCTTCCGGGCGGCCTGCCCGGAGGTCTTCCGGGCGGCCTGCCCGGAGGTCTTCCGGGCGGTCTCCCCGGCGGCCTGGCCGGCTGA